The Maridesulfovibrio ferrireducens genome has a segment encoding these proteins:
- the rapZ gene encoding RNase adapter RapZ gives MESADSFPVIVVSGLSGAGKSTVLKVFEDLRFFCVDGLPASMLARLVELFKGKDENYRGLVLGMDLRQQDFVDDWQSTCTKLGSSGVCPSLIFLEARLPELVRRYATTRRPHPLESKKLGLEQALEEEKILLEPLRMAADLVIDTTTYSIHDLRRRIQEKWSELTEGASGLRVNVISFGFKHDVPTEADMVMDLRFLPNPYFDEELRPFSGRDKAISDYVLGSEPGSVFIEKYLDFLQYILPLYEEEGRYRLTIAVGCTGGRHRSVAVAERIFATLKNSGYSANLEHKHINLK, from the coding sequence GTGGAAAGTGCAGACTCGTTTCCGGTTATAGTTGTCAGCGGTCTATCCGGAGCCGGAAAATCAACAGTTTTGAAGGTTTTTGAGGACTTACGTTTTTTTTGCGTCGACGGGCTTCCGGCAAGCATGCTGGCAAGGCTCGTTGAGCTTTTTAAAGGCAAGGACGAAAATTATCGAGGCTTGGTTCTCGGGATGGACTTACGGCAACAGGACTTCGTTGATGATTGGCAGTCCACTTGTACAAAACTCGGATCGAGTGGAGTCTGCCCCAGTCTAATTTTTTTGGAAGCTAGACTTCCTGAATTGGTCAGACGTTATGCTACCACACGCAGGCCTCACCCTCTTGAATCCAAAAAATTAGGTCTTGAGCAGGCTTTGGAAGAAGAGAAAATTCTTCTCGAACCACTACGTATGGCCGCAGATCTTGTAATTGATACTACGACTTACTCAATTCATGATCTCAGGCGCAGAATTCAGGAAAAATGGTCGGAGTTGACTGAAGGAGCATCTGGACTCCGGGTTAATGTTATTTCTTTTGGTTTTAAACATGACGTTCCGACAGAAGCGGATATGGTCATGGATTTAAGATTTTTACCTAATCCCTATTTTGATGAAGAATTGCGTCCGTTCTCAGGAAGAGATAAAGCTATTTCGGATTATGTTTTAGGTTCGGAGCCCGGTTCGGTTTTTATTGAGAAGTATTTGGATTTCCTTCAATATATTCTTCCTCTTTATGAGGAGGAAGGAAGATACCGATTAACAATAGCCGTCGGGTGTACCGGCGGTAGACACAGGTCTGTTGCCGTTGCAGAACGAATATTTGCTACTCTTAAGAATAGTGGGTATTCTGCCAATCTTGAACATAAGCATATAAATTTAAAGTAA
- the raiA gene encoding ribosome-associated translation inhibitor RaiA has protein sequence MNVAFTFKNFDPSDHLKEYANTRFEKLEKFITNPDNTEMQVNLSVDKIRHIAEVLFSSDNIHISAYEASEDMYSTVDLVLAKLEVQLRRMRDKMRNHRRRDVAPARMDVISFTTEEEDNSEPTIVETDQFVPKPMAVDEAAMQLQTLDNEFLVFRNADTEAINVIYRRKNGDFGLIDPGY, from the coding sequence ATGAATGTTGCATTTACTTTTAAGAACTTTGACCCATCTGACCACCTGAAGGAATATGCTAACACCAGATTTGAAAAGCTTGAAAAGTTTATAACAAATCCGGACAATACTGAAATGCAGGTCAATTTATCAGTTGATAAGATTAGACATATTGCTGAAGTCCTTTTCAGCTCCGATAATATTCATATCTCAGCATATGAAGCCTCGGAAGATATGTATTCAACTGTCGATTTGGTTCTGGCCAAGCTTGAAGTTCAGCTCAGACGCATGCGCGATAAGATGAGAAACCACAGGCGCAGGGACGTTGCTCCGGCTCGTATGGACGTAATCAGCTTCACAACCGAAGAAGAAGATAATTCTGAACCGACTATTGTTGAAACTGACCAGTTTGTACCAAAGCCTATGGCTGTTGATGAAGCCGCAATGCAGTTGCAGACTCTTGACAATGAGTTCCTTGTCTTTAGAAATGCTGACACTGAAGCTATAAATGTTATTTACCGTCGCAAGAATGGCGACTTTGGGTTGATTGATCCAGGATACTAA
- a CDS encoding PTS sugar transporter subunit IIA, producing MIINDNLDKDLVIYELESSDKSGVLREMVTALKATGLELDVESALQVLMSREKLGTTGIGDGIAIPHGKLDCLENIAVVVGRSGTGVNFEALDGNPCQIFFMVLAPEQGAGSHLKVLAQISRQLKDENFRNAFINSQTPQDLLTLLNLT from the coding sequence ATGATAATAAATGATAATTTGGATAAGGATCTTGTGATTTATGAACTCGAAAGCTCTGATAAGAGCGGAGTTCTGAGAGAAATGGTGACAGCGCTTAAGGCCACAGGGCTTGAGCTAGATGTTGAGAGTGCTCTCCAAGTCCTTATGTCTCGTGAAAAATTAGGAACAACCGGTATAGGGGATGGCATTGCCATCCCCCACGGTAAACTGGATTGTCTTGAAAATATTGCTGTGGTTGTTGGTAGAAGTGGCACCGGAGTTAACTTTGAAGCTCTTGACGGTAATCCGTGCCAGATATTTTTTATGGTTCTGGCTCCTGAACAGGGGGCCGGAAGTCACTTAAAAGTCCTTGCTCAAATATCCAGACAGCTTAAAGATGAAAACTTTAGAAATGCGTTCATAAATTCGCAGACCCCGCAAGACTTGTTGACTCTACTCAATCTCACTTAA
- a CDS encoding PTS sugar transporter subunit IIA, translated as MDTEASKVGIVIVTHGHFGQALIDAAELIVGPQDNVLSLCVDGTKGIDAAVESLKKNISEVKSGAGVLVLTDMFGGTPTNLSLSLLQTNDIEVVTGVSLPMLLKALQKRNESLQNMAAEVSRAGTKGIVIAGEMLRKRTSKG; from the coding sequence ATGGATACAGAAGCAAGCAAGGTCGGGATAGTTATTGTGACACACGGGCACTTCGGTCAGGCGCTTATTGATGCGGCTGAATTGATCGTCGGACCTCAGGATAATGTGTTGTCTCTTTGTGTAGATGGTACCAAAGGGATAGATGCTGCTGTTGAATCCTTAAAAAAAAATATTTCCGAAGTTAAAAGCGGAGCGGGTGTTCTGGTTCTTACCGACATGTTTGGCGGAACTCCTACCAATTTGAGTCTTTCCCTTCTTCAGACAAATGACATTGAAGTTGTAACCGGAGTCAGCCTTCCTATGCTTTTGAAAGCTCTTCAGAAGCGTAATGAGTCCCTGCAAAACATGGCCGCAGAGGTCAGTCGGGCTGGAACAAAAGGTATTGTTATCGCCGGTGAAATGCTTCGAAAACGAACTTCAAAAGGTTAA